A single window of Candidatus Ozemobacteraceae bacterium DNA harbors:
- a CDS encoding helix-hairpin-helix domain-containing protein: MSEPNADDRRQFLILIVGSLLINLVAAWWSTHAVSPSDAVPAGEALIDTHVDAKGRVWGVPIAETGRQAPSKVIVNTADRPALLACPGIGPIIADRIIAERREMPFRSWDDLQRRVPGLGPAKINQLRIDGVRLDEEP; this comes from the coding sequence ATGTCTGAGCCGAACGCCGACGACCGCCGCCAATTCCTGATTCTCATCGTTGGCTCTCTTCTGATCAACCTCGTCGCGGCGTGGTGGTCGACGCATGCCGTCAGTCCTTCGGACGCGGTTCCCGCCGGGGAGGCCCTGATCGACACGCACGTCGATGCGAAGGGCCGTGTGTGGGGCGTTCCGATCGCCGAAACGGGGCGGCAGGCGCCGTCGAAGGTGATCGTCAACACGGCCGACCGGCCCGCGTTGCTGGCGTGCCCCGGCATCGGACCGATCATCGCCGACCGGATCATCGCCGAGCGGCGCGAGATGCCGTTCAGGAGCTGGGATGATCTGCAACGGCGGGTTCCGGGGCTCGGGCCGGCGAAGATCAATCAACTGCGCATCGACGGCGTGCGACTGGACGAGGAACCGTGA
- a CDS encoding ComEC/Rec2 family competence protein, translating to MKRRHPPRPLSGGEYETLPLFVAGFIIGLQLADFVPAAGSWVFLGLAIGGAILSFVLPLGGRAAWAPLLGCAIACGTFAGTVRYEPPATPAELVPFDGSSGRLTGVCSGDFRPLARGGLSFTMSRPLYETASQEIALSCDVRIETRRTELLPEPGQRYSATGTLSSGDGRRLARFKAAALGEASGSAALAPTFGFLQKHTREAIARLLPERHQGFMQGLLLGDTSRLSREDRRLFRDTGVSHLLAVSGQHLLVLAFVLTAILHWSGIPPVSRALLTVAVLVGYAMMTSGQPSVWRAVVMYIAVALSSLLEADPGPIRPIAAAALAVLLWDPAWVHHIGFQLSFVAVLGIVLGRPPLESLFLRLRLPRVPARYLAVSTAASLSTMPLVAWHFGIVPLAAFVVNPLVVWSFDFILPIGLLMVVMSVVWFQAGVFLAAGLALALDAFMAAVGAGAALPLALVDVGSVPAGAVAAAYAALLGIVAWHQQVSAARPAVRSPVVSEAPVVEPRAGGSTEKSVASSDAARPETRKDGPAAEPVLNPLTSDSLVEAIDAQLAVFPKRALKQQQGRIETMTFPVQALSPESQNIFHRMDDLTLETLRGQPDRLLEAHVYCMALLGNELLSRVAVKLEPPPTPADIQVRRKAHNRFLALVLTSEAFFDSPLPGRATRAGLAMLIPQAYELHKAGCGMLYAFTKLRDEGKRLEHFEYRTAVLAWCRNLIDALAADEKRRRPATKQEDPHES from the coding sequence GTGAAACGACGACATCCCCCCCGGCCCCTTTCCGGAGGCGAATACGAAACCCTGCCGTTGTTCGTGGCGGGATTCATCATCGGTCTGCAGCTCGCCGACTTCGTGCCGGCAGCCGGTTCGTGGGTGTTTCTGGGGCTGGCCATCGGCGGGGCAATCCTCTCGTTCGTCCTGCCGCTCGGAGGGCGGGCGGCGTGGGCGCCGTTGCTGGGCTGTGCGATCGCCTGCGGTACGTTCGCGGGAACGGTCAGGTATGAGCCCCCCGCGACGCCCGCCGAACTGGTGCCCTTCGACGGCTCGAGCGGCCGTCTGACCGGCGTCTGCTCGGGCGATTTCAGGCCGCTGGCCCGCGGAGGCCTGTCGTTCACCATGTCCCGGCCGCTGTATGAAACGGCATCGCAGGAAATCGCCCTCTCGTGCGACGTCCGGATCGAGACCCGCCGCACCGAACTTCTGCCGGAGCCGGGGCAGCGGTATTCCGCGACCGGCACGCTGTCGTCCGGGGACGGCCGGCGTCTCGCCAGGTTCAAAGCGGCCGCTCTCGGCGAAGCCTCCGGTTCGGCCGCGCTAGCACCGACGTTCGGCTTTCTGCAGAAACACACGCGCGAGGCGATTGCCCGGCTTCTTCCGGAACGCCACCAGGGCTTCATGCAGGGGCTGCTGCTCGGCGACACGAGCCGGCTGAGCCGCGAAGACCGCCGCCTGTTCAGGGATACCGGCGTCTCCCATCTGCTCGCCGTCTCGGGTCAGCATCTCCTCGTTCTCGCATTTGTACTAACGGCTATACTTCACTGGAGCGGCATTCCGCCGGTCTCGCGGGCTCTGCTCACCGTCGCCGTCCTCGTCGGCTACGCGATGATGACGTCCGGCCAGCCGTCCGTCTGGCGAGCCGTGGTCATGTATATAGCCGTAGCTCTATCTTCTCTTCTCGAAGCCGATCCCGGCCCTATCAGGCCGATCGCGGCGGCGGCGCTGGCCGTCCTGCTGTGGGATCCCGCCTGGGTTCATCATATCGGGTTCCAGCTGAGCTTCGTCGCCGTTCTCGGGATCGTGCTCGGCCGGCCGCCGCTCGAATCCCTGTTCCTCCGCCTCCGCCTGCCCAGGGTGCCGGCGCGGTATCTGGCCGTGTCGACGGCCGCGAGCCTTTCGACGATGCCGCTGGTCGCCTGGCATTTCGGCATCGTTCCCCTGGCGGCCTTCGTCGTGAACCCGCTGGTCGTCTGGTCGTTCGATTTCATCCTGCCGATCGGGCTGCTGATGGTGGTCATGAGCGTGGTCTGGTTCCAGGCTGGCGTGTTCCTCGCCGCCGGTCTGGCGCTGGCGCTGGATGCGTTCATGGCGGCGGTCGGGGCCGGCGCCGCGCTGCCTCTCGCACTCGTCGACGTCGGAAGCGTCCCCGCGGGCGCGGTTGCCGCGGCGTATGCGGCCCTCCTGGGGATCGTCGCCTGGCATCAGCAGGTGTCGGCGGCCCGGCCAGCCGTGCGTTCCCCGGTCGTTTCGGAAGCTCCTGTCGTCGAACCCCGGGCAGGCGGGTCGACGGAGAAAAGCGTCGCCTCATCGGATGCCGCCCGTCCGGAAACGCGGAAGGATGGCCCGGCCGCTGAGCCGGTGCTGAACCCGCTCACCAGCGACAGCCTCGTGGAAGCGATCGACGCCCAGCTCGCGGTGTTTCCCAAACGGGCCCTCAAGCAGCAGCAGGGGCGCATCGAGACGATGACGTTTCCCGTACAGGCGCTGAGCCCGGAAAGCCAGAACATCTTTCACCGGATGGACGACTTGACGCTCGAAACCTTGCGCGGCCAACCGGACCGACTGCTCGAAGCGCACGTGTACTGCATGGCCCTGCTGGGGAACGAATTGCTGTCGCGCGTGGCCGTGAAGCTCGAACCGCCGCCGACGCCGGCCGACATCCAGGTGCGCAGAAAGGCGCACAACCGCTTTCTGGCGCTCGTTCTGACCTCGGAAGCGTTCTTCGACTCGCCGCTCCCCGGCCGTGCGACCCGCGCCGGGCTCGCCATGCTGATTCCGCAGGCCTACGAGCTTCACAAGGCCGGCTGCGGGATGCTGTATGCCTTTACGAAGTTGCGCGACGAGGGAAAACGGCTCGAACATTTCGAGTATCGCACGGCGGTTCTCGCCTGGTGCAGAAACCTGATTGACGCTCTCGCGGCGGACGAGAAGCGTCGCAGGCCGGCGACGAAGCAGGAAGACCCGCATGAATCCTGA